TGCTCACGGTGGCCGAGGACCTGGACGGCGTGGCCCTCGCGGTCGCCGCCGGCGCCCGGGGCTACCTGCACAAGGACGCCTCGCGCGCGGAGCTGCGGGCCACCGTGACCCAGGCCCTGGCCGACCCGACCTGGCGGCTGGCCCCGCGCCGTCTCCGCTCGGCCGAGATGGGCGCGGCGCCCACGCTCACCGCGCGTGAGATCCAGGTGCTCGAGGGCATGAGCCACGGCCGCTCCAACGCCGAGATCGGCCGCGAGCTGTTCCTCTCCGAGGACACCGTCAAGACGCACGCGCGCCGCCTGTTCAAGAAGCTCGGCGCCTCGGACCGGGCGCACGCGGTGGCCCTCGGCTTCCGCTGGGGCCTGGTCCGCTAGGAAGGATGCGTCCCGCCGGGCAGGCGGGGCGATCCGGCACCGGCCGCACGGCCGGGAGCCGGAAGCCGGTCCGCCTCCTCCCGCCGGAGCGGGGCGGTCACCCGGCGTCCAGGGCGCTCACGGGGCACGCGCGCGGCAGGCCCCACCCGAGGCGCGGCATGCCTCGGCCGGGGCGTCCGGGTCCGGCCGCCGGGC
Above is a genomic segment from Streptomyces collinus Tu 365 containing:
- a CDS encoding response regulator transcription factor — protein: MTSVLVCDDSPLAREALRRAVATVPGVERVTTAANGEEVLRRWGADRSDLILMDVRMPGLGGVETVRRLLSADPGARIIMLTVAEDLDGVALAVAAGARGYLHKDASRAELRATVTQALADPTWRLAPRRLRSAEMGAAPTLTAREIQVLEGMSHGRSNAEIGRELFLSEDTVKTHARRLFKKLGASDRAHAVALGFRWGLVR